A region from the Sandaracinus amylolyticus genome encodes:
- a CDS encoding STAS/SEC14 domain-containing protein — MFAWERRRGSARVRLGPAMKNAAFRLVRGIGIAIHNATNPNKEEWDAYLAMSDATLRAGGDLSRFKQLVFTDGGGPNAAQRKAALDLGRPFGSWSDVKVAVVSSSMGVRGIVTAFNWLGASLRSFSPSQLDDAFAYLGVSPDAALAICDAVDALSASVSGTVRSTAGVSDSKRELARRAAR, encoded by the coding sequence ATGTTCGCGTGGGAGCGGCGCCGTGGCTCCGCTCGGGTCAGACTCGGGCCGGCGATGAAGAACGCAGCATTCCGGCTGGTGCGCGGGATCGGAATTGCGATCCACAACGCGACCAACCCCAACAAGGAAGAGTGGGACGCCTATCTCGCGATGTCGGACGCCACCTTGCGGGCGGGCGGCGATCTGTCCCGCTTCAAGCAGCTCGTCTTCACCGACGGCGGTGGCCCCAACGCGGCGCAGCGCAAGGCGGCGCTCGATCTCGGGAGGCCGTTCGGGAGCTGGAGCGACGTCAAAGTCGCGGTCGTCTCGAGCAGCATGGGCGTGCGGGGCATCGTGACGGCGTTCAACTGGTTGGGTGCCTCGCTGCGCTCGTTCTCGCCGAGCCAGCTCGACGACGCGTTCGCGTACCTCGGCGTGTCCCCCGACGCCGCGCTCGCGATCTGCGATGCCGTGGACGCGCTGAGCGCGAGCGTGAGCGGGACGGTCCGCAGCACTGCGGGCGTCTCCGACTCCAAGCGCGAGCTCGCCAGGCGCGCCGCGCGCTGA
- a CDS encoding serine/threonine-protein kinase: MPPHARCALASMLVWLAAGCAAGSDGIALRSWTVREGDAPAAPITLPTHLVGDAFARDGTHVLESDVVIPLEMRDRDLELVVPSLAAIVTLRADGISLGRADLAASYRSVAPQRWRIPRALVRDGSVHLALHVTRRWTQASWIDVVPRLRTMGTTDWSTSIVDATNRAGAACGAAATLQVGLTCLLVYFHDRRRRPYLWFGIQAFSASTYPSFVLGAFQWLGPIDVVVMELGLLSAVWASVHFTHAAFALGRPPRAFGVGVAISAIVVVLFSGPYVATQIAVPFVVALVATVTLYQLARGIGLLACSRDRGSALLLFLAWTALATTTWSDLCTWYALGEPLGGARPGVVGLAFFALFLSLLLSRSHVLALGDADRLNAELADRLALLETRQKEVEALNAELRHQVASRSEQLFSALSVVAKVRSTVVEPAPGDVLSDRYRLERILDEGGMGVVYEATRVSDGSQFAIKIALEAHGTAVARLAREAHLASRVRHPHVVEIVDVDVTRAGQLFLVLELAREGTLKQHRERYRTPALAIVVLAQIADGLAELHRLGIIHRDLKPANVLFFRHGDSPIAKLTDFGISRPALRRTQTSSERLRASSPPPRTSDIVELKERAAAEARIEETLDEPSAPDALTELGAVAGTPRYMAPELGRDASSFGTRSDVFGFGVMAYELLSGAGPWTEPPASLVARGIEPLPHIALAARVPSLDPRLIALIDACLSLDPASRPSAAQIGVALRSIERSLHAAPAPRVQRR, translated from the coding sequence ATGCCGCCCCACGCCCGATGCGCGCTCGCGTCGATGCTCGTGTGGCTCGCGGCAGGTTGCGCCGCGGGCTCGGACGGCATCGCGCTGCGCTCGTGGACCGTGCGCGAGGGCGATGCGCCCGCCGCGCCGATCACGCTGCCGACGCACCTCGTCGGCGACGCGTTCGCGCGCGACGGCACGCACGTGCTCGAGAGCGACGTCGTCATCCCGCTCGAGATGCGCGATCGCGATCTCGAGCTCGTCGTGCCGAGCCTCGCCGCGATCGTCACGCTGCGCGCCGACGGGATCTCGCTCGGTCGCGCCGACCTCGCCGCGTCGTATCGCTCGGTCGCGCCGCAGCGATGGCGCATCCCGCGCGCGCTCGTGCGAGACGGCTCGGTCCACCTCGCGCTGCACGTGACGCGACGCTGGACGCAGGCGTCGTGGATCGACGTCGTGCCGCGGCTGCGCACGATGGGCACCACCGACTGGTCGACGTCGATCGTCGACGCGACGAACCGCGCGGGCGCGGCGTGCGGCGCCGCCGCGACGCTGCAGGTCGGGCTCACGTGCCTGCTCGTCTACTTCCACGATCGACGGCGCAGGCCGTACCTGTGGTTCGGCATCCAGGCGTTCTCCGCCTCGACGTACCCCTCGTTCGTGCTCGGCGCGTTCCAGTGGCTCGGCCCGATCGACGTCGTCGTGATGGAGCTCGGGCTCCTCTCCGCGGTGTGGGCTTCGGTGCACTTCACGCACGCCGCGTTCGCGCTCGGTCGCCCGCCGCGCGCGTTCGGGGTCGGCGTGGCGATCAGCGCGATCGTCGTCGTGCTCTTCTCGGGGCCGTACGTCGCGACGCAGATCGCAGTGCCCTTCGTCGTCGCGCTGGTCGCGACGGTCACGCTCTACCAGCTCGCGCGCGGCATCGGCCTGCTCGCGTGCTCGCGCGATCGCGGCAGCGCGCTGCTGCTCTTCCTCGCGTGGACCGCGCTCGCGACGACGACCTGGAGCGATCTCTGCACGTGGTATGCGCTCGGCGAGCCGCTCGGCGGTGCGCGCCCGGGCGTCGTCGGGCTCGCGTTCTTCGCGCTCTTCCTGTCGCTGCTGCTCTCGCGCAGCCACGTGCTCGCGCTCGGCGACGCGGATCGCCTCAACGCGGAGCTCGCGGATCGCCTCGCGCTGCTCGAGACGCGACAGAAGGAGGTCGAGGCGCTCAACGCCGAGCTCCGTCATCAGGTCGCGTCGCGCTCCGAGCAGCTCTTCTCCGCGCTCTCGGTCGTCGCGAAGGTGCGATCGACGGTGGTCGAGCCGGCGCCCGGGGACGTGCTCAGTGATCGTTATCGTCTCGAGCGCATCCTCGACGAGGGCGGCATGGGCGTGGTCTACGAGGCCACGCGCGTCTCGGACGGATCGCAGTTCGCGATCAAGATCGCGCTCGAGGCCCACGGCACCGCGGTCGCGCGGCTCGCGCGCGAGGCGCACCTCGCGTCGCGCGTGCGGCACCCGCACGTCGTGGAGATCGTCGACGTCGACGTGACGCGCGCGGGCCAGCTCTTCCTCGTGCTCGAGCTCGCGCGCGAGGGGACGCTCAAGCAGCACCGCGAGCGCTATCGCACGCCCGCGCTCGCGATCGTCGTGCTCGCGCAGATCGCGGACGGCCTCGCCGAGCTGCACCGGCTCGGGATCATCCATCGCGATCTGAAGCCCGCGAACGTGCTCTTCTTCCGCCACGGCGACAGCCCGATCGCGAAGCTCACGGACTTCGGCATCTCGCGCCCCGCGCTGCGCCGCACCCAGACGTCCTCCGAGCGCCTGCGCGCGTCGTCGCCGCCTCCGCGCACGAGCGACATCGTCGAGCTGAAGGAGCGCGCCGCCGCGGAGGCGCGCATCGAGGAGACGCTCGACGAGCCGAGCGCGCCCGATGCGCTCACGGAGCTCGGCGCGGTCGCGGGCACGCCGCGCTACATGGCGCCCGAGCTCGGGCGCGACGCGAGCTCGTTCGGCACGCGCTCGGACGTGTTCGGCTTCGGCGTGATGGCGTACGAGCTCTTGTCGGGCGCCGGGCCGTGGACCGAGCCGCCTGCGTCGCTCGTCGCGCGTGGGATCGAGCCGCTGCCGCACATCGCCCTCGCGGCGCGCGTGCCCTCGCTCGATCCGCGCCTGATCGCGCTGATCGACGCGTGCCTGTCGCTCGATCCTGCGTCGCGTCCGAGCGCCGCGCAGATCGGTGTCGCGCTGCGCTCCATCGAGCGCTCGCTGCACGCCGCGCCTGCGCCTCGGGTGCAACGCCGCTGA
- a CDS encoding type IV pilus modification PilV family protein — protein MTSMRHRATRRARRAGYTLIEVMMALGVLTAGAVGVLGLQQAVMRGNLEARQIATATHIASTWIERLQRDAIGWSRGGPGVVFSATDLVHTRYLNRVPAVGDAPVWFEPVMAAPATERATFDHFGRETAVAADMRFCTNVRLQWVYEGDAMRADVRVWWPRRTASAQTAALQGCSAPDLQTLGTRTRDVGFVYASTVIRWTPVPGAAR, from the coding sequence ATGACGTCGATGCGACATCGCGCGACGCGCCGCGCACGCCGCGCCGGCTACACGCTGATCGAAGTGATGATGGCGCTCGGCGTGCTCACCGCGGGCGCGGTCGGCGTGCTCGGGCTCCAGCAGGCGGTCATGCGCGGCAACCTCGAGGCGCGCCAGATCGCGACCGCGACGCACATCGCGAGCACGTGGATCGAGCGCCTGCAGCGCGACGCGATCGGCTGGTCGCGCGGCGGACCCGGCGTCGTGTTCTCGGCGACCGATCTCGTCCACACGCGCTACCTCAACCGCGTCCCCGCGGTGGGCGACGCGCCCGTGTGGTTCGAGCCCGTGATGGCCGCGCCGGCGACCGAGCGCGCGACCTTCGATCACTTCGGGCGCGAGACCGCGGTCGCCGCGGACATGCGCTTCTGCACCAACGTGCGCCTGCAGTGGGTCTACGAGGGCGACGCGATGCGTGCCGACGTGCGCGTCTGGTGGCCGCGCCGCACCGCGTCCGCGCAGACCGCCGCGCTCCAGGGATGCAGCGCGCCGGACCTCCAGACGCTGGGCACGCGCACCCGCGACGTCGGGTTCGTCTACGCGTCGACGGTCATCCGCTGGACGCCGGTCCCCGGAGCGGCGCGATGA
- a CDS encoding zinc-dependent metalloprotease codes for MKRSIGLMMCSLVLAACVSHRPVRNGLDDEVVYLDKLDLVEPVEGREDDWLFQVTVVETSSPNVLGDYVFPGFQSDLRLVDFRFSEDALQLIDAQTLQGDDPANPNDDTTSRTDRVLLEFPGQHVDVRLRETLNGERTNFLEENTELPWQRRQQFRVDFEDATLDPVSQIAWFYADFVAECANQQSTNLVPDSFERDDEDQYMSFVVEVNYAVRADGGCYDMVSLATGVGTTTVRYRLSFWRRPESTYQAETIEEKAEVNRRFGTFQHLSFLRDPESGLLEATSYLHRWDPNRPSDEPVTYYFVPGFPERFKPMYEAIAEHTNQVLEEAGATLRFRFAEWNEDGVERHFGDLRYSFVAWHQDIDTTRGLLGYGPSGAHPRTGELINGYLNLYNVGMDYYRYLIQDYLEENGGRQLEEGATWETTACEPGETVAPIERASRLRTGLFQEMRRVMDLPEPAEDQNPTDQLIPSPVRPRDEFITDYLRTMGELRYVRPDWNSYVYRNTEMPIQRYRERRAVDREFRSAMDEITMNESPFGPTDMTGTEGIEAMNDFADQFREWRRNHDELQADEELALARHNIHVFEETDAIGAISNGARRCTDAGVFESNEEYRERIIEDVVSHVAIHEFGHTLSLRHNFYGSIDAHHFDEGDLSSSVMDYVTSQEEAGSPRGWGQYDRAALSWIYGNADARERAMAGDYLYCTDEHRYRSPLCRAHDLGVTPSQITLNAIERYDWLYSIRNRRAYRRFWDTSAYTGQIFAAIFDLQRMWYLGQFDWSGGGVQDVLKRLDQLDPEREVLSDPEYDAIARDFYSDIQASIDLVMAFYDAVINQPASLRNYQTEFDPYYGDILRLGIITDKLYATFAFMDLQLVYNYDPNVETYAAMYDAPPFGSRTSALSQRVLDDMLGANYDTFPWFRFLAVNLFASATNTNLIGDVGLRERIAIRRYENLEELELELGEHVIEEATAEGNPAQIFVHDGEEHIYTFLEDQGWHLVTSRSRSPVSFQSMREYNEDLNAGRRGDLDNYGIKTLLAYYEYYNNFVGF; via the coding sequence ATGAAGCGCTCCATCGGACTGATGATGTGCAGCCTCGTATTGGCTGCGTGTGTGTCGCACCGCCCGGTGCGCAACGGCCTCGACGACGAGGTCGTCTATCTCGACAAGCTCGATCTCGTCGAGCCGGTCGAGGGTCGGGAGGACGACTGGCTCTTCCAGGTCACCGTGGTCGAGACGAGCTCGCCCAACGTGCTCGGCGACTACGTGTTCCCCGGATTCCAGAGTGATCTGCGCCTCGTCGACTTCCGCTTCAGCGAGGACGCGCTGCAGCTGATCGACGCGCAGACGCTGCAGGGTGACGACCCCGCGAACCCGAACGACGACACGACGAGCCGCACCGACCGCGTGCTGCTCGAGTTCCCGGGGCAGCACGTCGACGTGCGCCTGCGCGAGACGCTGAACGGCGAGCGCACGAACTTCCTCGAGGAGAACACGGAGCTCCCCTGGCAGCGCCGCCAGCAGTTCCGCGTCGACTTCGAGGACGCGACGCTCGATCCGGTCTCGCAGATCGCGTGGTTCTACGCGGACTTCGTCGCGGAGTGCGCGAACCAGCAGAGCACGAATCTCGTGCCCGACTCGTTCGAGCGGGACGACGAGGACCAGTACATGAGCTTCGTCGTCGAGGTGAACTACGCGGTTCGCGCCGACGGCGGGTGTTACGACATGGTCTCTCTGGCGACCGGCGTCGGCACGACGACGGTGCGTTACCGGCTGAGCTTCTGGCGCCGTCCGGAGTCGACCTATCAGGCGGAGACGATCGAGGAGAAGGCGGAGGTCAATCGCCGATTCGGCACCTTCCAGCACCTCTCGTTCCTGCGTGATCCCGAGAGCGGTCTGCTCGAGGCGACGAGCTATCTGCACCGCTGGGATCCGAACCGTCCGAGCGACGAGCCCGTCACGTACTACTTCGTCCCCGGGTTCCCCGAGCGCTTCAAGCCGATGTACGAGGCGATCGCGGAGCACACGAACCAGGTGCTCGAAGAGGCGGGCGCGACGCTGCGCTTCCGCTTCGCGGAGTGGAACGAGGACGGCGTGGAGCGCCACTTCGGCGATCTCCGCTACAGCTTCGTCGCGTGGCACCAGGACATCGACACGACGCGCGGCCTGCTCGGATACGGCCCCTCGGGCGCGCACCCGCGCACCGGTGAGCTGATCAACGGGTATCTGAATCTCTACAACGTCGGAATGGACTACTACCGCTATCTCATCCAGGACTACCTGGAGGAGAACGGCGGTCGTCAGCTCGAAGAGGGCGCGACGTGGGAGACGACGGCGTGCGAGCCCGGTGAGACCGTCGCGCCGATCGAGCGCGCGAGCCGCCTTCGCACCGGCCTCTTCCAGGAGATGCGCCGCGTGATGGATCTGCCGGAGCCGGCGGAGGACCAGAATCCGACGGATCAGCTGATCCCGAGCCCGGTGCGTCCGCGCGACGAGTTCATCACGGACTACCTCCGCACGATGGGCGAGCTCCGCTACGTGCGTCCGGACTGGAACAGCTACGTCTATCGCAACACCGAGATGCCGATCCAGCGCTACCGCGAGCGTCGCGCGGTGGATCGCGAGTTCCGCTCGGCGATGGACGAGATCACGATGAACGAGAGCCCGTTCGGTCCGACCGACATGACGGGCACCGAGGGCATCGAGGCGATGAACGACTTCGCGGATCAGTTCCGCGAGTGGCGTCGCAACCACGACGAGCTCCAGGCGGACGAGGAGCTCGCGCTGGCGCGCCACAACATCCACGTGTTCGAGGAGACCGACGCGATCGGCGCGATCTCGAACGGCGCGCGCCGCTGCACCGACGCGGGCGTGTTCGAGTCGAACGAGGAGTACCGCGAGCGGATCATCGAGGACGTGGTGTCGCACGTCGCGATCCACGAGTTCGGCCACACGCTGAGCCTCCGCCACAACTTCTACGGCAGCATCGACGCGCACCACTTCGACGAGGGCGATCTCTCGTCGTCGGTGATGGACTACGTCACGTCGCAGGAAGAGGCGGGCTCGCCGCGCGGATGGGGTCAGTACGACCGCGCCGCGCTCTCGTGGATCTACGGCAACGCCGACGCGCGCGAGCGCGCGATGGCGGGTGACTATCTCTATTGCACCGACGAGCACCGGTATCGTTCGCCGCTCTGCCGCGCGCACGATCTCGGCGTCACGCCGAGCCAGATCACGCTCAACGCGATCGAGCGCTACGACTGGCTCTATTCGATCCGCAATCGTCGCGCGTACCGCCGCTTCTGGGACACCAGCGCGTACACGGGACAGATCTTCGCGGCGATCTTCGATCTCCAGCGCATGTGGTACCTCGGCCAGTTCGACTGGTCGGGCGGCGGCGTGCAGGACGTGCTGAAGCGCCTCGATCAGCTCGACCCCGAGCGCGAGGTGCTGAGCGACCCCGAGTACGACGCCATCGCGCGCGACTTCTACTCGGACATCCAGGCGTCGATCGATCTCGTGATGGCGTTCTACGACGCCGTCATCAACCAGCCTGCATCGCTGCGGAACTATCAGACGGAGTTCGACCCGTACTACGGCGACATCCTCCGACTGGGCATCATCACGGACAAGCTGTACGCGACGTTCGCGTTCATGGATCTGCAGCTCGTCTACAACTACGACCCGAACGTCGAGACGTACGCCGCGATGTACGACGCGCCTCCGTTCGGCTCGCGCACGAGCGCGCTCTCGCAGCGCGTGCTCGACGACATGCTGGGCGCCAACTACGACACGTTCCCGTGGTTCCGCTTCCTCGCGGTGAACCTGTTCGCGTCGGCGACCAACACGAACCTCATCGGTGACGTCGGCCTTCGCGAGCGCATCGCGATCCGCCGCTACGAGAACCTCGAGGAGCTCGAGCTGGAGCTCGGCGAGCACGTGATCGAGGAGGCGACGGCGGAGGGCAACCCCGCGCAGATCTTCGTGCACGACGGCGAGGAGCACATCTACACGTTCCTCGAGGACCAGGGCTGGCATCTCGTGACGAGCCGCTCGCGGAGCCCGGTCAGCTTCCAGTCGATGCGCGAGTACAACGAGGACTTGAACGCCGGGCGTCGAGGCGATCTCGACAACTACGGCATCAAGACGCTCCTCGCGTACTACGAGTACTACAACAACTTCGTGGGTTTCTGA
- a CDS encoding HPP family protein yields the protein MSALLERFPERTVWAGFVFVAGFAAIAALAAVARATGSPFIFPSLGATAFLHFTTPLAPSASPRNTLVGHAIGIACGFGALWLVGLDEAPSAILAGVSDARVIAVAASLAATGALMVLLRASHPPAGATALIVSLGLVSGPLHLGVIELAVAALTLQAIVINRLAGIAYPVWTSREP from the coding sequence ATGAGCGCGCTGCTCGAGCGCTTTCCCGAGCGGACCGTCTGGGCCGGCTTCGTGTTCGTCGCGGGCTTCGCCGCGATCGCCGCGCTCGCGGCGGTCGCGCGCGCGACGGGCTCGCCGTTCATCTTCCCGTCGCTCGGAGCGACCGCGTTCCTGCACTTCACGACGCCGCTCGCGCCGAGCGCGAGCCCGCGCAACACGCTCGTCGGTCACGCGATCGGCATCGCGTGCGGCTTCGGCGCGCTCTGGCTCGTCGGGCTCGACGAGGCGCCTTCCGCGATCCTCGCCGGCGTGAGCGATGCGCGCGTGATCGCAGTCGCGGCGTCGCTCGCCGCGACCGGGGCGCTCATGGTGCTGCTCCGCGCATCGCATCCGCCCGCGGGCGCGACCGCGCTCATCGTCTCGCTCGGTCTGGTGAGCGGCCCGCTCCACCTCGGCGTGATCGAGCTCGCGGTCGCGGCGCTCACGCTGCAGGCGATCGTGATCAATCGCCTCGCGGGGATCGCCTATCCGGTGTGGACTTCGCGCGAGCCCTGA
- a CDS encoding pilus assembly FimT family protein: MRPSTPRRRTPTRSRAGFTLLELMVIVVLIMITAALAAPGLMRSMAVSRAQRATHDASRLARQARSDSLSYGRAYLMIHTAGTSSRGRLELWRGLTDTCRSNDWNAIVVTGGCSANPRAVDCVDAVDFSDYASAGHTVQITAPESATRVCFEPDDEIWVANGAGTFSRPAQALRFPIQRLEGSTALEQRGLFVPISGAPRVF; the protein is encoded by the coding sequence GTGCGTCCGTCCACGCCCCGACGAAGGACTCCCACCCGCTCGCGCGCCGGGTTCACCCTGCTCGAGCTCATGGTGATCGTCGTCCTGATCATGATCACCGCGGCGCTGGCGGCGCCCGGGCTGATGCGCTCGATGGCCGTCAGCCGCGCCCAGCGCGCGACCCACGACGCCTCCCGTCTCGCGCGACAGGCCCGCTCCGACTCCCTCTCCTACGGGCGCGCGTACCTGATGATCCACACCGCGGGCACGAGCTCGCGCGGCCGGCTCGAGCTCTGGCGCGGTCTCACCGACACGTGCCGCAGCAACGACTGGAACGCGATCGTCGTCACCGGCGGATGCTCCGCCAATCCGCGCGCCGTCGACTGCGTCGACGCCGTCGACTTCTCCGACTACGCGAGCGCCGGCCACACCGTGCAGATCACCGCGCCGGAGTCGGCGACGCGGGTCTGCTTCGAGCCCGACGACGAGATCTGGGTCGCGAACGGCGCCGGGACCTTCTCGCGCCCCGCACAGGCGCTCCGCTTCCCGATCCAGCGGCTCGAAGGCTCGACCGCGCTCGAGCAGCGCGGCCTCTTCGTCCCGATCTCGGGCGCTCCGAGGGTGTTCTGA
- a CDS encoding MopE-related protein: protein MIASLRFADRARVLPLSMVVALALVAACGDDDGPSDGDGGLVDRDALAGDCTADRECADDIFCDGVERCVASRCVAGAMPCLASQTCDETEARCVSDCTIATDADGDGSRAIDCGGDDCDDANDQRFPGNFERCDAVGLDEDCDATTLAGDEGDADDDGEVSSACCQASALGALTCGGDCDDTRAGISPGAIEVCNGIDDDCNGLLDHPAEDNDGDGHADVLCAGTLASDCDDTDPRVYFDAPEICDGRDDDCRIGGERTRVPGAQPGEDDDGDGHAALASSCLDAPGALPKDDCDDSRAATYPGAFESCNGIDDDCDGVVDELDGSTVAGTGCVPRAIAAGDAHTCAIRPDGRVVCWGGNTSGELGDTAAAADEAVLVGGVEGAREIDAGAGTTCARGADDVLTCWGWDGLLGPRTTLGFPAVAGGFGRLAGLGAVSDFSLGGQHACAVRGGRVVCWGASCQRVVDGTTSECAPSTSQGTTEIAGITDAVQVDAGTLMNCAARSSGRVTCWGPNYGGMLGGGTTAPGVVEVTGITDAVEVAIGYDFACARHASGAVSCWGGGDDGRLGCQGTTGCPASGALATAPVRVTGLTDAVHVGAGGGRHACALRATGTLVCWGDNTHGQIGDDSWAGPGTTSGADARAPVAVSELTDVVSFTVGVDHTCATRVDGTYCWGLGDSRQLGDGRTDHLASTPHPGYLRTTRPVRVSAIVAPLDVEAGHDESCFVRHDGAVLCAGTSTWGEIDPAGREYRGVPQRAFGRGDLVATHVSFGMGCRVARTGEMVCDTQYFGERTTMPDAISTTVGTDFGCALARDGTVSCFGRNGSGQLGADYAMSASSDLLSVVGLDDVVEIASGTFHACARTPDAVFCWGRGSEGQLGSARAARVPAPLPVEGLDGRPVDIDAHENTTCAVLADGRVFCWGEALGAWPGASSPEAIDGLAGHAEQVAVGGDHACVRTRDGRAHCFGSGANGRLGTGGTSSSAVAVPVPTLRNVVTIDCGRQHCCAVRASGQPVCWGAGGYWLANGATAEPIADQLVPRMALDIGR, encoded by the coding sequence GTGATCGCATCTCTTCGCTTCGCAGATCGTGCTCGCGTCCTTCCGCTCTCGATGGTCGTCGCGCTGGCGCTCGTGGCCGCGTGCGGCGACGACGACGGACCTTCCGACGGCGACGGCGGCCTCGTCGATCGCGACGCGCTGGCCGGTGACTGCACCGCCGATCGCGAGTGCGCCGACGACATCTTCTGCGACGGCGTCGAGCGCTGCGTCGCGTCGCGCTGCGTCGCCGGCGCGATGCCCTGCCTCGCGAGCCAGACGTGCGACGAGACCGAGGCGCGCTGCGTGAGCGACTGCACGATCGCGACCGACGCCGACGGCGACGGAAGCCGCGCCATCGACTGCGGCGGCGACGACTGCGACGACGCGAACGACCAGCGTTTTCCGGGGAATTTCGAGCGCTGCGACGCGGTGGGCCTCGACGAGGACTGCGACGCGACGACGCTCGCGGGCGACGAGGGCGACGCCGACGACGACGGCGAGGTCTCCTCGGCGTGCTGCCAGGCGAGCGCGCTCGGAGCGCTCACCTGCGGCGGCGACTGCGACGACACCCGCGCCGGCATCTCGCCGGGCGCGATCGAGGTCTGCAACGGCATCGACGACGACTGCAACGGCCTCCTCGATCATCCCGCCGAGGACAACGACGGCGACGGCCACGCCGACGTGCTCTGCGCGGGCACGCTGGCGAGCGACTGCGACGACACCGATCCTCGCGTGTACTTCGACGCGCCCGAGATCTGCGACGGACGCGACGACGACTGTCGCATCGGCGGCGAGCGCACGCGCGTGCCCGGCGCGCAGCCCGGCGAGGACGACGACGGCGACGGTCACGCCGCGCTCGCGTCCTCGTGCCTCGACGCGCCGGGCGCCCTTCCGAAGGACGACTGCGACGACAGCCGCGCCGCGACGTACCCCGGCGCGTTCGAGTCGTGCAATGGCATCGACGACGACTGCGACGGAGTGGTCGACGAGCTCGACGGCAGCACCGTCGCCGGCACCGGCTGCGTGCCCCGCGCGATCGCCGCGGGCGACGCGCACACCTGTGCGATCCGTCCCGACGGGCGCGTGGTGTGCTGGGGCGGGAACACGTCGGGCGAGCTCGGCGACACCGCGGCGGCCGCGGACGAAGCGGTGCTCGTCGGGGGCGTCGAGGGTGCGCGCGAGATCGACGCCGGCGCGGGCACGACGTGCGCGCGCGGCGCCGACGACGTGCTCACGTGCTGGGGGTGGGACGGGCTCCTCGGGCCGCGCACGACGCTCGGGTTCCCCGCGGTCGCGGGCGGCTTCGGAAGGCTCGCGGGCCTCGGCGCGGTGAGCGACTTCTCGCTCGGCGGACAACACGCGTGCGCCGTGCGCGGCGGTCGCGTCGTGTGCTGGGGCGCGAGCTGTCAGCGCGTCGTCGACGGCACGACGAGCGAGTGCGCGCCCTCCACGTCGCAGGGCACCACCGAGATCGCCGGCATCACCGACGCGGTGCAGGTCGACGCGGGCACGCTGATGAACTGCGCGGCGCGATCGTCGGGTCGCGTCACCTGCTGGGGCCCGAATTACGGCGGCATGCTCGGCGGCGGCACGACGGCACCGGGCGTCGTCGAGGTCACGGGGATCACCGACGCCGTCGAGGTCGCCATCGGCTACGACTTCGCGTGCGCGCGGCACGCGAGCGGCGCGGTGTCGTGCTGGGGCGGCGGCGACGACGGACGCCTCGGGTGCCAGGGCACGACGGGCTGTCCCGCGTCCGGCGCGCTGGCGACCGCGCCGGTGCGCGTCACCGGTCTCACGGACGCGGTGCACGTCGGCGCGGGCGGCGGACGACACGCATGCGCGCTGCGCGCAACGGGCACGCTCGTCTGCTGGGGCGACAACACGCACGGACAGATCGGCGACGACTCGTGGGCCGGCCCGGGCACGACGTCGGGCGCCGACGCGCGCGCGCCCGTCGCGGTCTCCGAGCTCACCGACGTCGTCTCGTTCACCGTCGGCGTCGATCACACGTGCGCGACGCGCGTCGACGGCACGTATTGCTGGGGCCTCGGCGACTCGCGTCAGCTCGGCGACGGGCGCACCGATCACCTCGCGAGCACGCCGCACCCCGGCTATCTGCGCACGACGCGGCCGGTGCGCGTGTCGGCGATCGTGGCGCCGCTCGACGTCGAGGCCGGTCACGACGAGAGCTGCTTCGTTCGTCACGACGGTGCCGTGCTCTGCGCCGGCACGAGCACGTGGGGCGAGATCGACCCCGCGGGCCGTGAGTATCGCGGTGTGCCCCAGCGGGCGTTCGGTCGCGGCGATCTCGTCGCGACGCACGTGAGCTTCGGCATGGGATGCCGCGTCGCGCGCACCGGCGAGATGGTGTGCGACACGCAGTACTTCGGCGAGCGGACGACCATGCCCGATGCGATCTCGACCACGGTCGGAACCGACTTCGGGTGCGCGCTCGCGCGCGACGGAACGGTGTCGTGCTTCGGCCGCAACGGCTCCGGTCAGCTCGGCGCGGACTACGCGATGTCGGCGTCGAGCGATCTCCTCTCCGTTGTCGGCCTCGACGACGTGGTCGAGATCGCCTCGGGCACCTTCCACGCGTGCGCGCGCACGCCCGACGCGGTGTTCTGCTGGGGCCGCGGCAGCGAGGGGCAGCTCGGCAGCGCGCGCGCGGCGCGTGTGCCGGCGCCGCTTCCGGTCGAGGGGCTCGACGGACGCCCGGTCGACATCGATGCGCACGAGAACACGACGTGCGCGGTGCTCGCGGACGGGCGCGTCTTCTGCTGGGGCGAGGCCCTCGGGGCGTGGCCCGGCGCCTCCAGCCCCGAGGCGATCGACGGGCTCGCGGGGCACGCCGAGCAGGTCGCGGTCGGCGGCGATCACGCGTGCGTGCGCACCCGCGACGGACGCGCGCATTGCTTCGGCTCGGGCGCGAACGGTCGCCTCGGCACCGGTGGCACGTCCAGCAGCGCGGTGGCGGTCCCGGTCCCGACGCTCCGCAACGTCGTCACGATCGACTGCGGTCGTCAGCACTGCTGTGCGGTGCGTGCCAGTGGACAGCCGGTGTGCTGGGGCGCGGGGGGATATTGGCTCGCGAACGGCGCGACCGCCGAGCCGATCGCCGATCAGCTCGTCCCGCGCATGGCGCTCGACATCGGCCGCTGA